The proteins below come from a single Myxococcota bacterium genomic window:
- the cutA gene encoding divalent-cation tolerance protein CutA, protein MSRSESPQDVSVVLVTAPDDAVAARIARALVDERLAACVSLVPGVRSVYRWEGAVEDATEVLLIAKTAAARVEALARRVSEIHPYDLPETLALPASGGSDAYLAWVRAESTNR, encoded by the coding sequence ATGAGCCGTTCTGAGTCGCCGCAGGACGTGTCGGTCGTGCTCGTCACCGCGCCCGACGACGCCGTCGCCGCGCGCATCGCGCGCGCCCTCGTCGACGAGCGGCTCGCCGCGTGCGTGAGCCTCGTGCCCGGCGTACGGTCCGTGTACCGGTGGGAGGGCGCGGTCGAGGACGCGACCGAGGTGCTGCTCATCGCGAAGACCGCGGCCGCGCGCGTCGAAGCGCTCGCGCGGCGCGTGTCCGAGATCCATCCCTACGACCTTCCCGAGACGCTGGCGCTGCCGGCGTCCGGCGGCAGCGACGCCTACCTCGCGTGGGTGCGCGCGGAGAGCACGAACCGATGA
- a CDS encoding deoxyguanosinetriphosphate triphosphohydrolase: MTRHPALRTREDTEREEHERLAPYATHSDEAMPRVVEDLPHPYRTAFQRDRDRVVHARAFRRLEYKTQVFVHAEGDHYRNRLTHTLEAAQIARTIARALRLNEDLAEAIALAHDLGHTPFGHAGERVLASLLEDHGGFDHNRQSLRVVDWIERRSPDYRGLNLTGDTRAGMLKHGAGWPHPVPLPELLAQVSLEGQVADLADEIAYVNHDLDDGLREGVLSIEQLAHSTLWREAEARVDARMPKAEGDVRRAQTVVRLIDRLVTDAIETSAARLADVRPASAREAREAPERMIRTSPACERSKLELKRFLLREFYQHPRVVQMTRKAARVVGDLFATYLEDPLLLPANVRARFDEEGPERAVADHIACMTDRYAMSEHRKLMDPNEPF; this comes from the coding sequence ATGACGCGACACCCGGCGCTGCGGACGCGCGAGGACACCGAGCGCGAGGAGCACGAGCGGCTCGCTCCCTACGCGACGCACAGCGACGAGGCGATGCCGCGCGTCGTCGAGGATCTCCCTCACCCCTACCGGACCGCGTTCCAGCGCGACCGCGACCGCGTCGTACACGCGCGCGCCTTCCGGCGGCTCGAGTACAAGACGCAGGTCTTCGTGCACGCCGAGGGCGACCACTACCGCAACCGGCTCACGCACACGCTCGAGGCCGCGCAGATCGCGCGCACGATCGCGCGCGCCCTGCGGCTCAACGAGGATCTCGCGGAGGCGATCGCGCTCGCGCACGACCTCGGGCACACGCCGTTCGGCCACGCCGGCGAGCGCGTGCTCGCGAGCCTGCTCGAGGACCACGGCGGCTTCGACCACAACCGCCAGAGCCTGCGCGTCGTCGACTGGATCGAGCGGCGCTCGCCCGACTACCGCGGCCTCAACCTCACCGGCGACACGCGCGCCGGCATGCTGAAGCACGGCGCCGGCTGGCCGCACCCCGTGCCGCTCCCCGAGCTGCTCGCGCAGGTGTCGCTCGAGGGCCAGGTCGCCGACCTCGCCGACGAGATCGCCTACGTGAACCACGACCTCGACGACGGCCTGCGCGAGGGCGTGCTGTCGATCGAGCAGCTCGCGCACTCGACGCTGTGGCGCGAGGCCGAGGCGCGCGTCGACGCGCGCATGCCGAAGGCCGAGGGCGACGTGCGGCGCGCGCAGACCGTCGTGCGGCTGATCGATCGGCTCGTCACGGATGCGATCGAGACGAGCGCGGCGCGCCTCGCCGACGTGCGTCCCGCGTCCGCGCGCGAGGCGCGCGAGGCGCCCGAGCGCATGATCCGCACCTCGCCGGCGTGCGAGCGCAGCAAGCTCGAGCTCAAGCGCTTCCTCCTGCGCGAGTTCTACCAGCACCCGCGCGTCGTGCAGATGACTCGGAAGGCGGCGCGCGTCGTCGGCGACCTCTTCGCGACCTACCTCGAGGACCCGCTGCTGCTGCCGGCGAACGTGCGCGCGCGCTTCGACGAGGAAGGACCGGAGCGCGCCGTCGCCGACCACATCGCGTGCATGACGGACCGCTACGCGATGTCCGAGCACCGCAAGCTCATGGATCCCAATGAGCCGTTCTGA